From Plasmodium brasilianum strain Bolivian I chromosome 3, whole genome shotgun sequence, the proteins below share one genomic window:
- a CDS encoding hypothetical protein (conserved Plasmodium protein) — MGRYTYIVRPITTIRRSEGYTKTSEQGISLTDENLKKSFEKISTGTPPRAKINNILNFLVNSKMLNSNWSKLEIIDELYRRKVDKKLSFHLNVLYGLGSKGIHLNKKGIISPILFLPLLDYHQFQCIVQIMKIADKEKQLGVHEQNEFIENFFKK; from the exons ATGGggagatatacatatatagtgAGACCAATTACCACAATTAGAAGAAGTGAAGGTTATACGAAAACATCTGAACAGGGCATTTCTTTAACAGATGAAAATTTGAAGAaatcatttgaaaaaatatcaacAGGCACCCCACCAAGagcaaaaattaataatattttaaattttttagtaaaCTCCAAAATGCTAAATTCTAACTGGTCAAAACTTGAAATAATTGATGAATTATACAGAAGAAAAGTTGATAAAAAACtctcttttcatttaaatgtGTTATATGGATTGGGGTCTAAAGGAATAcacttaaataaaaaaggaattatttCTCCTATACTATTCTTGCCCTTATTAGACTACCATCAATTTCAGTGCATTGTGCAG ATAATGAAAATAGCTGACAAGGAGAAACAACTTGGAGTACACGAACAAAATGAATTCATTgaaaatttctttaaaaaataa
- a CDS encoding hypothetical protein (conserved Plasmodium protein): MKQNKQNKPNKAKQSKTKQSKTKIILKKKINFPKSKDGNSKIKNSKKRSIEKINSPAKIAKTDLDSSEPNEKDSKKKIELFENCSFHKEGETSKNGKEVTEDKLNDNYENESITPQELTEEDKEYVTSTVDKQNSRIKKKKKFKANARNSFAEETKKIIKKKYIEKEKSKTEKDTQKKKEILKKSKDGKLRNMHVKLVGNKNDNNVNSVQEEEEEKGEEVEEVDEEVDEEAEDEEVDEADEDEEVDEEDEDEEVDEEDEDEEVDEEKEVDEGVDEEKEVDEDEEEQVDENEEEEVEIEVEECVEDDEEEEVEQEDEGGEAVVEEVEEEAEEEEEEEIEKKVDKEVDEEVGEDDGDEEKGKESEEDKAVKYFVEKKYGNGEEEEDEHEKKGIRKFVEMKECSVQGNDDNEKSGNDDDSIVYGEGNFDKGTDQSSVNKNQKSDNESGVSECSDIKKNDRLFASMNDYNSPNKMFNEHVGKLNIFGNVNIDVEKLRKSLNKNKSVIDEKKVKMTESENPFENEEVLYSESSIKISKFIKKNEKYDWAGYLPVKIQIMKNTENKKFRILCFQKGSGRLFLNTDIFEGFKIIPSKSMSALFSGRDICDEKKLNQYIVTFMSSTSRDEFVKKINSITEKN; the protein is encoded by the exons atgaagcaaaataaacaaaataaaccaaataaagcaaaacagagcaaaacaaagcaaagtaaaacaaaaataatattaaaaaaa aaaataaattttcccAAGTCGAAGGATGGCAATtctaaaataaagaattccaaaaa GCGTAgcatagaaaaaataaattcccCTGCTAAA aTTGCAAAAACAGATCTTGATTCTTCAGAGCCGAACGAAAAAGACA gtaaaaaaaaaatcgaatTATTCGAAAATTGTTCGTTCCATAAGGAAGGTGAAACgagtaaaaatggaaaagaagTAACTGAAGATAAACTAAATGATAATTATGAGAATGAAAGTATAACCCCACAAGAACTTACAGAGGAAGATAAGGAATACGTAACATCAACAGTAGATAAACAAAACTCtagaattaaaaagaaaaagaaatttaaagCAAATGCAAGAAATAGTTTTGCTGAagaaactaaaaaaataattaaaaagaaatatattgaaaaggaaaaaagtaaaacagaaaaagatacacagaaaaaaaaagaaattcttaaaaaatcgAAGGATGGCAAGCTAAGAAACATGCATGTAAAATTGgttggaaataaaaatgacaaTAATGTGAATTCTGTAcaggaagaagaggaagagaaAGGGGAAGAAGTTGAAGAAGTAGATGAAGAAGTAGACGAAGAAGCAGAAGATGAAGAGGTGGATGAAGCAGATGAAGATGAAGAGGTGGATGAAGAAGATGAAGATGAAGAGGTGGATGAAGAAGATGAAGATGAAGAGGTggatgaagaaaaagaagtagATGAAGGGGTggatgaagaaaaagaagtagATGAAGACGAGGAGGAACAAGTAGACGAAAACGAAGAAGAAGAGGTAGAAATAGAGGTAGAAGAATGCGTGGAAGATGATGAAGAGGAGGAAGTAGAACAAGAAGACGAAGGGGGAGAAGCAGTAGTAGAAGAAGTAGAAGAAGAAGCAGAggaggaagaagaggaagaaatagagaaaaaagtGGACAAAGAAGTAGACGAAGAAGTAGGAGAGGATGACGGAGATGAAGAAAAAGGGAAAGAAAGTGAAGAAGACAAAGctgttaaatattttgtagaaaaaaagtatGGAAATGgagaagaagaagaggatGAACATGAGAAAAAGGGTATTAGAAAATTTGTTGAAATGAAAGAGTGCTCAGTACAAGGAAATGATGATAACGAAAAATCCGGTAATGATGACGATAGTATAGTATATGGCGAAGGAAATTTTGACAAGGGAACGGATCAAAGCAGCGTGAATAAAAATCAAAAGAG cgACAACGAGAGTGGGGTTAGTGAATGCagtgatattaaaaaaaatgatcgCTTGTTTGCATCAATg aaTGATTACAATTCACCCAATAAAATGTTCAACGAACACGTAGGaaaattaaacatttttgGAAACGTAAATATAGATGTAGAGAAGCTAAGAAAAagcttaaataaaaataaaagtgttATTGATGAAAAGAAGGTGAAAATGACAGAATCGGAAAACCCATTtg AGAACGAAGAGGTGTTATACTCGGAGAGCAGCATAAAAATTAGCAAATTTATAAAGAAGAACGAAAAATATGACTGGGCAGGTTACTTACCagtaaaaatacaaataatgaaaaacacagaaaataagaaattcaGGATTTTATGTTTTCAAAAGGGGAGTGGTagattatttttaaacacaGATATTTTTGAAGGGTTCAAAATTATACCATCAAAAAGTATGTCTGCCTTGTTTAGTGGAAGGGACATAT GCGACGAGAAAAAACTAAATCAGTACATTGTAACATTTATGAGTAGCACCTCAAGGGACGAGTTTGTTAAGAAGATAAACAGtattacagaaaaaaattaa